A genomic window from Camelina sativa cultivar DH55 chromosome 2, Cs, whole genome shotgun sequence includes:
- the LOC104740064 gene encoding uncharacterized protein LOC104740064 — MVKKRMKTTTTAKTNTILEKKLEELECLLEEIGSGNGDHTIAYREFKVRFVFTHTLLAAEISSVKEGEEGVEEMMKLRCMAKRLTELEEAFKELTGPINEPNMPSLESGGDGGVNVDDETGLVRSLVETLHEEYKDDASLEEKLAKRKTEKMKTKRFRGLVSFGFVGFVASMVSFYGYLCDQSNEKTMFLTPT; from the coding sequence atggTTAAGAAAAggatgaagacgacgacgacggcaaaaacaaacacaatcttGGAGAAGAAACTCGAAGAACTTGAGTGTTTGCTAGAAGAAATCGGTTCTGGTAATGGTGATCATACTATAGCGTACCGGGAATTCAAAGTCCGGTTTGTTTTCACGCATACCCTTTTAGCGGCGGAGATATCGTCGGTTAAGGAAGGTGAAGAAGGAGTAGAAGAGATGATGAAACTTCGTTGCATGGCTAAGAGGTTAACCGAACTTGAAGAGGCTTTCAAGGAATTGACCGGTCCAATCAACGAACCGAACATGCCGAGTTTGGAAAGTGGTGGCGATGGTGGTGTcaatgttgatgatgagacCGGTTTGGTTCGCTCGTTGGTTGAAACGTTGCACGAAGAATATAAAGACGATGCTTCGTTAGAGGAGAAGTTGGCGAAGAGAAAAACcgagaagatgaagacgaagcGGTTTAGGGGTTtggttagttttggttttgttggttttgttgcgAGTATGGTTAGTTTCTACGGTTATCTTTGTGATCAATCGAACGAGAAAACCATGTTTCTCACTCCTACTTAA